The following are encoded together in the Ranitomeya imitator isolate aRanImi1 chromosome 4, aRanImi1.pri, whole genome shotgun sequence genome:
- the LOC138674905 gene encoding putative uncharacterized protein ENSP00000383309 — protein sequence MEGMEQQQLLQQQQQQEPLSGDTSARHHPKKNSLSNGRSSNHPSRTSQDSSTSRRNVPRAPSPPRNPVPFMVSGCPGFQASALSFARKQADQNSKSCRVSNSSPRNDIEKGNVPVGFSDFMYTGNELHPRALKELEDIAEPLTRIFEKSWRKEVPEDWRRANVVPFFNKGKKTYPGNYRLVSLTSIPGKSCRQIIKQHAEPFVPPIGPSHTRSPSSPAPALTHVEPLVPRSGPHTRGAPRPPLRPSHTRSPSFSRSGPHTRGAPRPPAPALTHAEPLVPPSGPHTRGAPRPPLRPSHTRSPSSPALALTHAEPLVPPLRPSHTRSPSSPPPALTHAEPLVPPLWPSHAEPLVPLRADPHTWSPSSPPRRPSHTLSPSSPPLRPSHTRSPSSPRSGPHTRGAPRPPSGPHTRGAPRPPLTHAEPLVLPLRPSHTRSPWSSAPALTRGAPRPSAPALTHAEPLDPPPALTDGAPRPPLRPSQTEPPRSIPHTRRALRPPAPAQTHAEPLVPPSGPHTRSPSSPAPALTHAEPLVPPALTHAEPLVLRSGPHTRGAPRPSGPHIRGAPRPPAPALTHAGPLVLRSGPHTRGAPRSSGPHTRGAPRPPLRPSHTRSPSSTAPALTHAEHLVPRSGPHTRGAPRPPLRPSHTRSPSSPLRPSHTRSHSSPPHTRGAPRSPAPALTHAEPLVLRSGPHTRSPSSLRSGPHTRRAPRPPLRP from the exons ATGGagggtatggagcagcagcagctattacagcagcagcagcagcaagagcccttatcaggCGATACATCTGCTCGTCATCATCCTAAGAAGAATAGCCTCTCAAATGGAAGGAGCAGCAATCATCCTAGTCGGACGTCTCAGGACTCTTCGACATCCAGGAGGAATGTTCCCCGTGCTCCCAGTCCGCCTCggaatccggtaccctttatggtcagcgggtg TCCTGGAttccaggcgtcagctttgtcttttgccagaaaacaagctgatcaaaattcaaaatcttgtagagtcagcaattcatcaccccgcaatgacattgagaagggcaatgtccctgttgggttctctgactTCATGTATACCggca atgaattacatcctagggcacTGAAAGAGTTAGAGGATATTGCAGAACCACtaaccagaatctttgaaaaatcctggagaaaagaagtcccagaagattggagaagggcaaatgttgtccctttcTTCAACAAAGGAAAGAAGACATATCCAGGAAATTACAGGctggtgagccttacttctataccaggaaagagctgtagacaaattattaaacagcat GCGGAGCCCTTCGTCCCCCCAATCGGGCCCTCACACACACGGAGCCCCTCATcccccgctccggccctcacacacgtgGAGCCCCTCGTcccccgctccggccctcacacacgcggagcccctcgtccccccctccggccctcacacacgcggagcccctcgttcTCCCGCTCAGGCCCTCACACACGTGGAGCCCCTCGTCcccccgctccggccctcacacacgcggagcccctcgtcccCCCCTCgggccctcacacacgcggagcccctcgtcccccgctccggccctcacacacgcggagcccctcgtcccCCGCTCtggccctcacacacgcggagcccctcgtccccccactccggccctcacacacgcggagcccctcgtccccccctccggccctcacacacgcggagcccctcgttcCCCCGCTCTGGCCCtcacacgcggagcccctcgtcccCCTCCGTGCCGACCCTCACACGTGGAGCCCCTCGTCTCCCCCACGTCGGCCCTCACACACGCTGAGCCCCTCGTCCcccccgctccggccctcacacacaCGGAGCCCCTCGTCcccccgctccggccctcacacacgcggagcccctcgtcccccctccggccctcacacacgcggagcccctcgtccccccctcacacacgcggagcccctcgttctcccgctccggccctcacacacgcggagcccctgGTCCTCCGCTCCAGCCCtcacacgcggagcccctcgtccctccgctccggccctcacacacgcagAGCCCCTCGACCCCCCTCCGGCCCTAACAGACGGAGCCCCTCGTCCCCCCCTCCGGCCCTCACAGACGGAGCCTCCCCGGTCCATCCCTCACACACGCAGAGCCCTTCGTCCCCCCGCTCCGGCCCAaacacacgcggagcccctcgtcccCCCCTCCGGCCCtcacacgcggagcccctcgtcccCCGCTCCagccctcacacacgcggagcccctcgttcctccggccctcacacacgcggagcccctcgtcctccgctccggccctcacacacgcggagcccctcgtcccTCCGGCCCTCACATACGCGGAGCCCCTCGTCcccccgctccggccctcacacacgcggggcccctcgtcctccgctccggccctcacacacgtgGAGCCCCTCGTtcctccggccctcacacacgcggagcccctcgtcccccgctccggccctcacacacgcggagcccctcgtccaccgctccggccctcacacacgcggagcaCCTCGTcccccgctccggccctcacacacgcggagcccctcgacccccgctccggccctcacacacgcggagcccctcgtcccccctccggccctcacacacgcggagccaCTCGTCCCCCCCTCACACACGCGGAGCTCCTCGTTCtcccgctccggccctcacacacgcggagcccctggtcctccgctccggccctcacacgcggagcccctcgtccctccgctccggccctcacacacgcagAGCCCCTCGACCCCCCCTCCGGCCCTAA